The following nucleotide sequence is from Trypanosoma brucei gambiense DAL972 chromosome 3, complete sequence.
AGTGTtctggaagaaaaaaaacatagaaGGTGTTGGCACCAATAGCTATACAGAATGAAGTCTCGACAACCGACGAAGAATTGCATCAACATGCACGACATTGTTGCCCAGCCACTTGACGCGGTGGTGGGTGCCATCAACGCTACTTTACGGCGGCCAGAGGAACTTGACGATGCCGAGGTCCGCAGTATTTTCGAGGAAACTTCGTTTATTTTGCTACGGGCTGAAGAGGCGGTGATGGCCTCTGAGGAAGCTGCATTTCGTGCTCTCTTCACGCTTCTCAACAAGGGGTTTGCTCATAGCGCCGAGTCATTTGGCAAGGGCGTGGAGGTGTTTAGTTCTCAAGTCATGCTGCTGGAAGTGTTGGAAAGCATTTTTCATCGTGCCGTCAAGCTCCAAGTCTTCCCGCTGCAGGGCGAAGCCGTTGCAGCGCTGCTTTACACCGTTGGAAACTtgtgtgatggtgatggcaCTAAAGATTCCTGTGGTCGCCTCTTTATTGGCGGGCTGGCAAACATCCTTGTCCACATGTACAGCCAGGATGTTGAAGAAGCACACCAGCACTTTGTCACGCAACGCGCTGCTGTAGGTGCGATGATTAAATTGATGAAGAGGTCCCCACGAAATAGGAAACTCATCACTTCGTGGGACTTTTTGGCGAATTGCTGTGCTTTGAGCGTCGACCCCTTCTTCCAATTGCAGTGTATTGAGTTGTTGTATCGTGTTTCCCGCTCTAACAAATCGATATTTAAGCAAATGAAGAGTCGCCTTTCGACTGAGGCTATAGAGAAACTCGCCTCCTTGACAAACAGTACAACATTGATATCTGATATGATGGGCGTGCTTGCGGTCATAAACCGTGACCGAGAGAGTCTTCTGGTGTTTCCTTTGGGAGCTTGTGAAGTGGCTGGTGCAGACTTAAACGGCTCGATGACGTGCTACTTCGCACCGCACTATTTTGTGCTTATATCCTCCGATGCCGTTACGGAGAGTACCATTCCTTATTCATCCATTCGGTCCGCAAAGTTTGTGGAACCCAGCGGTGTCGCTATCCGTGTTCACGAATTTCCTGCAAGTTTGGTGGCGGGGTTATCTAGAAAAACTCCAAAAGGCGATACACTAACGCTCCGTGTGAGCAGGGAACAACTCCAGCGATTTAAGAGCTCGTCGATTCATTCATGGATTACCGCTGCTATGAAAACTAGAGAAGGTGCACACCAGACCCCCGTTGGTGCACCCGGGGCCGGCAACAATGAACGCCGGAGCTCTGGTGTGACTCCAGTGGCATCGGACCGTCCCCAGGACGGCAGCGGTCGTAAGAGATATCGAGAAGAATCCGTACAATCAGCAGGAAGCGGTAAGCCTGGCACAACTTCCGACTTGAAAAATGTTGGGTCTTCGGAGGGACCAACAAGCGGTATCATGAAACATTCGACTGAAGCGGTGAAGTTGATGAGCGAGGTATTCCCCCAGAAGGTAACTTCAATTATGTCTGAATCGATAAATAAGATCCAGGAAGCAGTCGACGGTGCACGTGTAACGACCGATGGATACCGCAGTCACGTCAAGTCGGCTGTCGAGGGGGCCATTCAACTCGTAGAGGATTCCCTTATGGCATCGCATTCAAAGGCTGCGGCAGCGGTGGAGAAACTAAACCACGAGCTGCAGGAACGAAAAGCAACCGATACCGCCTTTCATCAGCGGATCGCGTGCATAGAGATTGCCGCGCAGCAGGCCTTGGAGGAAAGTAGAGAGAGTGAGGTGAGGTCGCTCGATTCgataaaaaaggaattcGAGCAGCATGCAGCGAAGTATGCGGCAGCACTCGATGATGAACTTATACGACTGTCGAGCCCGGTGAGTACcctttttaacatttttaaTTCCGAGGGTAACCAAAGCATTTGTTAGACTGCCAATTCGTATTTACTGGCATGTTTTACTCCGACTTGTCCTTCCACGCTTGTATATAAATCACTTCTCGCGTGTATGCGGCAAACTATGGATCGTTCGTTGCCATGGCTGAGTAATGACGTAAACAGTAGTGAGCGTGCATGAAGCAATCGTTCGCATGTACATGGGTCGATACTGCAAGATAGTTGTTTGGCATGGCTCCCTCATCTTCGTTCCCGtgtccctttccccttccccgcGTTATATTCTGCAGGGGAAGatataagaaaaaagtttttttacAAAGGCATTAATACCACAGTCATGGCTTGGATAACTGATGCTGCCGTTTCGCAGTTCCCATTGGCCACGGTCCTGAAGCAGCAGGGAGCTCTTCCCACATCCAACATGTTTACCGCTCTCCCCGAAAACCGAGTGCTTCGCATCTTTCAGCTCAATGCACTGACGACACAGGAGGAGGTTGTAGAAATCCTTCGTGGTTATCTGTTAGACATATTCAACATAGGAGCTCTTCAATCATACCGTTATGTTTACCAGGACGAGTTTAGCTTTCTTCTCGACGTCATTCTCTTTTTCGGGTCGACTTGGAGGTGCGGTCAGTCCGTGGGAGATCGTATGCAGAACCTTGTTTTACGCAATGAGATCAAAGCACTGGAATCTGGGCAGAGCGACGCTGTACAGCTGGTCCATTCACTCGTGCCAAGCCGCGCTCGCCTTCTTCTGTATGGCGTACTTAATCTCTTCGTACCTTATTTATTCCGAAAACTGCAGCGGCGGGCCTTGGAGGAAGGTTGGGAGGACGGGGGCGCAGGCGTTGTTAAGCGTAAATTGGCCAAACTACTGAAGGCTGTATCCGTTTCGTGGATGATCATCTCCCTGCTACACACCCTGCACTTCCTTGCTACAGCGCAGTACCGCACGCCTGTGGAGAGAATGCTTTCACTTCGACTAGTATACGGTAGCCAGGATACTCGGAGGTTTACGAACCTTATCTACTTGAACCAACACATATTTTGGCAGATATGGAGTTCTTTCATAAGTGTGCTCAATATCGGCCGATACACCTCAAGAGTAACTCGGTTTCTGCAAGCTTTCACAGCGAAGCCGGGAAATCCCTCTTTGACCGATAATGCATGTTCTGCATGCCACAATAAGCCAACACTCCCACAACGATCAAACTGCGGGCACTTGTATTGCTATTACTGCATCAAGAGTCGCCTGTTAGGTCCTGGCTCCGCAAAGTCGTTTAGATGCTTGCGTTGCGGAACGGTTGTAAGCACAACCACCCCATGGGCACAGTGATCTATATGCAGTGGATAAGATGATGGTTGGGCAGGACGGGGATGGAGGAGTAGTGCTAAACGGACTGAAGCAACATCAAACGCTGGAAGGGGAGGAGCGTGTAAATGTAAGTGTGTGTTCATGCGTATGAATTCTGTCATTCCAACTTCTTCCGACTccgcgtgtgtgtttgctgaGGTGGTATTGCGCGTAATCCCGCAGTTCGGTGTTGaatatccttttcttttactttgatCTATGCAAAGGCAGAACCACAGGCTTCTCCGGCTTGAATGTAGTAGGCAACTTGCGAGTGCTTACTCGCTTTTTTGAATTTCTCAAATAAAGTGACCAGCCCTCTATGGTCCCTCTgcccctttatttttctcaccGTCCGCATCTTtggttattattaatttttttttttgcgttttgtTGCCCTCCATCCTCGCTCCCGAATTACTCTTTAGAATATCGTAGACTTTCTCCCTTCAACATATGGATCCGGCGGTAGGGGTCTTCTCCCCTTTCCACAGCGTCCTTGACGGGAAGAATAGCCGGATAAACCAAGCATTGGAGCTGGCGACAAAGGTGACCGTAAAAGAGGAACCGGACACTGAGAACGGCGGTGGCAAGGCAGCGATCATCAAGACACCGAAAGAAAATGGATCAAACCCCAACGGAACGTTGTGTGGCGGCTGCGAAAAGGTttacacaacaaaaaaaatccctaAAGGGGGGACTTACCTCTGCAAACAGTGTGGGGAGAGGTACATTTCCAAATCTGCCGCCGGTCATTTCCCACCAAACACGCTGAAGTGCTGTCCTGCTAGTGTTACGGAGGGTACCGACGGGGTTGTACGTTGTTGCGCATGCCACAGCTGGTACCATTGTGCGTGCTTGGGTATAGTTGATAAAACGCTCAAAGAGTATATCTCGTTGTCTACTACTAAGTGGTATTGCATGGAACCCGCTTGCTGTGAAAAGGTTCTGTGCGAGAAATTGAAGCGGAAACGGTAGAAAAAGATTAACAGGGGGGGATACCGACCCGAACTGTGGTCATCCCCAGCGTTTCCAAGTCgattttattcttttgttgGTTGATCTATTTGTGGGGAAAGCGCTCCGAAGTTGCGTGAAGACCCGTCAACCCCCGCTGCTATCCGGTGTGGTGTGTGGTTTGTATCCTCCCTATTTTTATCAACATTCCTCTGTCTTTGCTTTATTTAGCACAAGTAACGTCAACAGAGCAAGGCGATTAGTGCACGCGTGATCATTCGCCATGATTCACTTCGTCTTACTATGCTATCTCCTTTTCCCGCACGTACACCCGCAAGCCGCACCACTTCTCGAAGCGCTGGATCATCCGCTGTACTTCAGATCCAGCATGACGACACGAAAAACAGATGTTATAAATGGCAGTGTAatgaagaagctgttggattGGTACGTGGTCCGTGACGCAAGTGAGTTGGGCTTTCGTGTTGCTACACTATTACAGACTGAAAACATGACACACTCAGAGCATGCAGAACCTTCCCTTGTTGCTCTTGGCCATGTAGCCACACGATGTAAACCCGTTTCAATGCCATCGTCTGCACCTGACGCTGCTTCTGTTGCATTACAGACATCACCTAGAACTATAAGGTTCTTTTATATCTGCAGCGGGTGGTCCTCCGCAACTCTTCGTGCCGTGGTTGCCCACTGGCGGGAAGGGACACTGGAGACAGTGGTGGACGAACCGGTCCTTTCGCTTGGTGCAGCGCGGGGCTGGCATTTGCCTATCAGCGTCCCAGATACGCCTCAACATTTGCTTTACGTTCTTGCGGCCGATGGGAAAACAACGGCAGTGCTGATCGAGGCCGATGAGTCTCCCACAAGTGCACAACCCACTCGCATAACGACCCTACGCTTACCTCAGAAGTCGGCCGCGGGCGACACAAGATTAGTGTCATCTTGTTACCTGCCGAGCGTTGGGCTCAGTGGTCTCGTGCACTATTCAGAGACAGATGGACACTCGCACTTTGAACTGCACCGTGTCTTTTCCTCTGCACAGTCAGCAGAATTGCTACTGGAAACATCAACGAACATCTTTACTGAACTCAGCGTGGAAGAGCGGCTTCACTGCAGCCTCTCGTCCCGCGTCACTTTCACTGACTGTAGCCTCACCTTCTCCAATGAGGCGGTGTCTCGTGTGGACGTAACGATTACCGCCCTTGTTGAGTCTCCAGTCGGAAGCGGTGGACACACAGTCGATGAGTGGATTTTGTGTGGCAAAATAACACTTTCAGGAAACGCTGTGGTAAAAGAAAGTGGACTAAGAATTCAAGTGGCTCCTTTGCGCCGAGAGCGATTTACACCTGCGCGAACGACTCTTGAGCACGTTGCGCGCTTGGGATCGAACGGAAGTATCACGGGCCACATGCGGCGTTGCATTTTTTACCACGCTGGCGGTGCCGCCAGAGCTGAAGGTGGCGGTGAGGAGGTCGTGAATTGTAGCAGTGCCACAACCCACTTCCGCAGCGGTCGCCGCGGTGTTTCCAAGAGCTGCGTGGCGTTGCGGGTGTGGTGGAGACAAGAAGAGACCATCAATGGATATTTGTGCAATAAATTTGGTCTCTCCACCACCGAATTAAGCTCCGTTTTCTTTGTACTATTCACATCATTATGCGGTCTCCAACTTAccgcttattttttttgttcaaccTAGAGGCGGTTCTCTCTTAAGAGCATGAGGTCCTCGGTTTTGATCCCTTACTATATCctagtttgtttgttgttattgttcgtttgtttgttttacgtTTATCTGTTCTGTTTGCTGTCTATTTTGTATAATTTTTACTATATTGTGccactttcatttttgttatcTTTCTCTCCCACGTACCTCCCCTCTCCCTACTCCCATGGAGCGGTGCACCGCATTTTGTGTGAATTTATCACATATGTTCGCTCCCACAGGTACATGTTCATCTGcgtatatttttcttccttttccctcgcCTTTGTACTTCGTGGAGCGAGTTAAGGATGAACAACAAGGCACCGGGCACGCCGCCCCGTCCGGAAGGGTATGAAACGGCGGGAGGTGCtgcaacaaatgaaaatttTTTCCACCCCAAACGTAAGATGACGAAAAGCATTCAGCGAGCGGGGTTCCGCTCTGCGCGGCGCCTAATGGTGTGCTTTTCGGTAGTCATCGGAACAATTGTTATAGCGCCTTCGTACTTGGGACCATTTTATGTAAACTACGTGGCCGGTAAGAACTGGTTAGAGCGGGCGAGCAAGTCCATTTGGACCCGACGTAACGAGAAGGATTACGACCTCTACATGACGCAGCGCAAGAATGGGTGGTGGGAGTATTTAGGACTCAAACACTACAACATTGGGGGTGAAACTAATGTTGGCGAGATCCAGACATACCGAAGCAAATAAAACCATGAAGCCAGCATATGGAGGGAATCAGGGGAAAGCAGGTTTTGCTGTGCGGGTGCAAGTACCTATTTAGTCGTTGGTTCTAGCGTACGTAGttgtttctttatatatatatatatatatatatatttttatttttaaatttagtTTGTTTCATGTCaagtttcccctcccttttcccttttttttttccttttgatcaCATTTCAGCCTTTATATATGGTTTGTTGTCTGGCTCATAGAAGGCGTGTGTGGAGCTCTTGGCGTACCACAAATGGACTACCATTAGGCAGACAACAATCTGCTTTGGCTTTACCGGAAGCCGAACAATTGAAGGGCTTATTGTTGTTTGCGAAGTTTGGGGGACACCACACTCGATTTgcatgtgtttcttttttttttcttttaccttttagCGCTTGACCTTTGGTTTATATAGCCCCCACTTTCCCCGTTATAATGTTGCGGACCTTCATCATCCTCTTTGCCTTTTTATAGCATAGCAAACGCATATGGAAAAAAATGCGCATGGGCTACTAGCCGATGCAGATTCACCGAAGGCCCATCGGCACATACGCAATACATTGAAAGTGAACAAATTGAGTAGTGCGCTTATGTTTATGGCAGTTGTTACGCCCGTAATGGTTTTGGTTTCGTTTTACAGCGCAAAGCTTGAAGCAGTGCGGGAAAAGTGGGTGGATCCGTATGAGTTGCCACCCGGCTTTAATCCCAAAACGGGAAGGTTTATGTCTGACAGTAAACCTCAAGGGGTAACGGAGCCGCCGGCGCCACTTCTGCTGCGGGGCGCTGTGCCAGGGGCAACACGGCAATGAGGCAATTAAATCATAACTAATAAGAGACACCGGCTGAatgtcaaaacaaaaaaattccaATCGAAACATGTACATTTGGGGCTTTTCCGCCTGAAGAATATGTGAGCGTTCGACACCCACgagtttgttttgtctttttgtgtgttttgatTTGCTTGACAGGACGGATGGCACGCGTTTGTCGTCAGCTGGGCATGCAATGGTGTATATTAGTGTCATATCTTGGGTATTTTATCCTAGTTTAGcctcttttatttgtgttggtGTCCGACTAAACTGCATGCCACAAAATTGtcttgaatttttttttcacctttttttttcttttttgttctgtgtTTTCGTAATACTCAAGACCATTGGGGGCTTTTTGTAtctctaaaaaaaaaaaagctcaCCCGACGCCATTTGATTCATATCCCACTCCTGGTGGTGGCATCGGCACAgaactttgtttgttttgttattttctttgtattTAGTGGCTGGCACATATCGTTTGTGTTTGGAAGCCCACGTAGCTGAATGTGATACGGCCCTTCATGAAAATATTACGCGATGTTTACAGGCAAACCTTCCCAAAGAAATTGCGATTCGACAAGTCTTCCCGAATTCTTTACGCCCAGATATATGTGATAGCGAGGCGCCACAAGCATCGGAAATACATACCGAAGGAGGATATCGAAGACGTCCTTAACAATTACACAACGCTACCGGGGTCCCCATGGTTACAGCTTCCGATAATCCGACATGTTTTGCTGATACGACAGATAAATGGGATCCGTGGCTTCTTTGGGAAACGCTCTTGGCTTCTCAACCGGGCTGTGGAAGAGGAGTTTAACAAAATTGTGCGGTGGATGAATGCGCAGGAGCAGTTAGTATTGAGGACGGGAGCGGGTAGATGCGCTGCAAATCTTGTGCTCCGAGAAAAGTTTGTAAAGGAGGTACTGGACGTTTTTCACGTAGCCACGGCTTACCAACGTATGGTGCGTGTTGGGGCCCTTTTGATTGTTATACTTTTACTTCTTCTTATCGTTATGGTAAATGTGGATCGTTTCGTGTACGTATACCTGGTACACTGGTCGGGCATGTGTCGCACGGAGGTGATGGAGTGGTTCCGTGAGATAACTGAGCAGCACACCGTAGCGGAGGTGCCTCCGGCGTATCGAAGTTTGTTGCCACCTCCCTGTGTGATGCGTGTCGCTGAGGATGGCCGGGTAAAGTATGAATTAAAAATAGCTGAACTTGTTTCTAAGGATGAGAATATCATTGTTCTAGCGGTCCCCTGCCCACAGGTTGGGACAAAGTCGTTTTTTGCTGCACTGGGAAAGACGGTGGGGCTATGCGATGCTGTTCTCATGGAGGGGGTGTCATTTGAGTATATTGATCGTATTGCCCCTGCATCCCTGTTTCCCCTGCGTGATGACACATTCCCCGCCCTTGGTGTGCATCATCGCTTTCTCGACATTCTTCGTGACTCGCGTGAGCCACCGTTTTTGTACCCTGCAGGCACAGAATTGAGTTGGTCGGCTTACTTGCAGCACCTTCTAATTCCATTTGAAGTCAAGTGTATTTATTGGCCCACATTCTCCTCTGCGTCAAAAGGGGAGGCGCGGGTGGGTTGGGGTCGATTGAGGGAGCTAATTGAAAAAGTAACTGTGGAACAAGAACGAGCACAATTAGGAGAGGATAAGAAAGAGCTGAAGCCGTATGTTATTTGCTTACCGTGGACAGTGAACCAGATAGTTAATCTGGAGGCTAGCTTAGTTAAATTGGGGTTTCGCGTGAGAAGGGTGTTTCCATTGGAGTGGATCGACCGCGACCACATGGGCGAGCATTTCTGTAATTATTACAGCCTTGTTGGGGAATGAATCACATCtaaacttctttttgttaataAGGGAAGGAAGCACACCCTTCAAACGAGCAGAGGTCCCCGTGCATGTGTACGAGGTGCCGGTGCCGTTGTGTGCttaggtgtgtgtgtgtgtgtgtgtgtttgaggaCATATTTGAAGTTCTAAAGTGCGTCACTCACATCTCCCTCACtccatttttgtgtttgaatatgttttttcaAACGGCTATGttgtattttgtttgttgattGTAGTGCATGGTCTTACCATAACCCTTTTGCCTTTAATGTTAGCCTTGTAGTGCAAAAGAATCATCGTCGGATGAGATTTGGAAAATAGAACAACAACTTCAACGTTTCTGTGGCGCTATAGTGTAGGGTCTCATGCTcagctttctttcccccaaACGTGCTGGCGCCATCCGAGTTTGGCGCAATGGTGCATTTTGTGTGGGACCCAACTATATTTTCGCAGCttcatgttttctttccattatCGCTGTGTCTACTGCTTCTATCGCGCTTAACAATATGCTGATGTTACGAATTTTGTGTGGTACCTCAGCCTTTCTGTCTCTAGGATTCATGTGGCTCTGCTCCACATCAGATCCGGGAATTTGCCCATGGCGTACTCGTGAGGAAATGGAGCGCGATACAAAGAATGGGGTgtcaaaaggaaaggatgcGGAACTCGTTACGTTTATTAATAAAAATGGTGAGGAAGAAAGCGCCTTGCTGCGTTGCAAATGGTGTTATACCTGTAATCAGTTTCGGCCTCTACGTGCAGTTCACTGTAGTTACTGCGGCGTTTGCATCTTACGACGCGATCATCATTGTCCTTGGGTTGGTACATGCGTAGGGGAGCGCAACTACCGCTTCTATTGGTTCTTTTTGTGGTCTGTGACCTGCCTTTCCTTAACAGTTTTAGTCAGTGGGGTTTGGGGGATCGCAATTCGGGTTGCGCGACTCTGTGGCACCGTGTTCTGCACCGAGAAGAGCATGTTTGTTTCAGCGTTTGGGGAAACGCACTACATTGAACCAACAATTTCATTAGTTGCTCTCATTTCGTGCGCTTTTGTAGCACCATTGGCGGTGTACCATGCGATGCTGGTGACAAAGAACATGACCACTGGCGAGGAACTGAACTGTGATGGCGTTTCGGTGCACTACTTCAGCCGTGGTGGGTGTGTGGCTAACGTAAAAGCCTCACTTTGTTCTCCTATCCCACCGTCGATTTTCCAGGAAGGTGTTAGCAGTTTAACGCCACTCGCTACGGCCGTCGTGATGGTTGAAGAGGCGGAGGTGTGATCCATTTTTTCCTTAGGCTACCCACTAGATGTTAGACGTGTATCTACACACGTCATATGCCCTGCCGAAACCACTGATTTGGGCCTGCGCTTGTTTATCCGTTGAGGGTTTTGCTTCAAGAAACCCAACAGTCGACGACTTCCGTTCCTCGTAACCATGGTTATGGACGGACCTGTCGATTTTTATTTAGTTTTGCTGGTCTTGCAcacccctctcttttccattttccggttttgccccccccccctcaacaacctatttttacttttacctTTGAtgtcacacaaacacacacacgcctcATCTGCCTATTGAATTGACTCTTtacatcttttttctttcattcctttcacTTGTTGTCTTTGGATTAATATTCTTGTGTATGTTACACTTTGGAGAGGTGTTTGTGATTtcaatacaacaaaaaatatatatacatatcaataaataaaggagaaCAAAGGAAGTAGAAGTGTATCACATATTTTACAGTGTGTAAGGGAACTCGGCCAAAGAGTGTTGTGGCTTTAATAACGTGGCGCACACATCAGAAAAATGCAACCGGCCACTGCACCGTACCTTCTGCGCTCGTTGTACAAGGATGATCACATCATCAGCACGCATCTGAATCGGCAAATCACAAATATAGTCACTGCTCTCTTCGGCGCACACACCACCAATTGCTACGATGCGCAACTCTGTTACTTAGCAAAGGGGATTTATGTGGCGTTTGCGCTGCTGCGTGGGCAGACGTTGGGACAAGAATTCTGTGACCTCTTACCAGTGACGGGTAGTAACCCACCTCGGCTGGTCGGCATGCGGAGAAAGCTGCTTCTCGCAACATTTCTCGCTTTGGAACCAGCGGTAGTTTTTCAATTTGCAGTGCGTTTATTCCCCCGGCTCCCACCACACGATGTCGTATCGAATGTGAGCAAATGTACtttgatgatgttgatgctgCTTGAAACATACGGTACTCTTGCCCACCGTTTCCTCAGAGTGCGTTATCTCAGCCTTGTGCCTTCGGGTGCCCTTCAAAATGGTGAAGGTGCCCCCCGTACATATCTTAAACTAGGATTTGTGTTAATGCTCGAGCTGTTGATTCGGCTCTGGCGGGCTGTGGCAGAATGGCGGGGGAATCGTGGCGCGGGTGAACAAAATGAGGAGGGCGGAGCTGCAGGTCGCGGAGAGGATGATTCAGACACGGCGGATGAGCATGCGTCAGTGCCTGGTAAATGCATGCTTTGTCTTGGGAACCGTAAGCAGCCCACGGCAACTCTCTGCGGCCATATTTTCTGCTGGCGCTGCCTTTCAGAGTGGATTAAGTCGAACACACAGGGAGCCATTTGTCCTTTTTGCAGACGGCAAATAACAGTAAACTCGTTGGTCCCGCTCTATTTCTATGTGGCGAAGGAGCCCCCGGTTGCGGATGGCGACAGCGGTGCGTCGT
It contains:
- a CDS encoding glycosome import protein (gim1), putative — translated: MAWITDAAVSQFPLATVLKQQGALPTSNMFTALPENRVLRIFQLNALTTQEEVVEILRGYLLDIFNIGALQSYRYVYQDEFSFLLDVILFFGSTWRCGQSVGDRMQNLVLRNEIKALESGQSDAVQLVHSLVPSRARLLLYGVLNLFVPYLFRKLQRRALEEGWEDGGAGVVKRKLAKLLKAVSVSWMIISLLHTLHFLATAQYRTPVERMLSLRLVYGSQDTRRFTNLIYLNQHIFWQIWSSFISVLNIGRYTSRVTRFLQAFTAKPGNPSLTDNACSACHNKPTLPQRSNCGHLYCYYCIKSRLLGPGSAKSFRCLRCGTVVSTTTPWAQ
- a CDS encoding peroxisome assembly protein, putative, which gives rise to MQPATAPYLLRSLYKDDHIISTHLNRQITNIVTALFGAHTTNCYDAQLCYLAKGIYVAFALLRGQTLGQEFCDLLPVTGSNPPRLVGMRRKLLLATFLALEPAVVFQFAVRLFPRLPPHDVVSNVSKCTLMMLMLLETYGTLAHRFLRVRYLSLVPSGALQNGEGAPRTYLKLGFVLMLELLIRLWRAVAEWRGNRGAGEQNEEGGAAGRGEDDSDTADEHASVPGKCMLCLGNRKQPTATLCGHIFCWRCLSEWIKSNTQGAICPFCRRQITVNSLVPLYFYVAKEPPVADGDSGAS